A stretch of Antennarius striatus isolate MH-2024 chromosome 6, ASM4005453v1, whole genome shotgun sequence DNA encodes these proteins:
- the LOC137596705 gene encoding olfactory receptor 52N2-like, whose translation MANVSSHKHFILDGFNELGALRTVLFVPFFFLFVLSVLANSLLLFVIVKQRSLHSPMYILIAIITCVDVSLPLFFIPGMLLSFLFDWRGISLIGCLAQMNFIHLLGAFQSTLLLLMAVDRYFAICRPLHYKELMALPRFLKFTVPLIIRNVFLVLLVVILAGRLPFCGVNVINHCFCEHMALVELACGSTGVNNLVGLLSVFLIPISDFIMITASYIIIFTSVLSSGKSSVKALHTCVTHIVVMAVTMIIILTAFLSYRIGNHLPAPIRVFISIMYLFFPSCFNPIIYGIRTTEIRGHILKTLMCRHFVQTLNH comes from the coding sequence atggCAAACGTCTCCTCGCACAAACACTTCATCCTTGATGGCTTCAACGAACTTGGAGCTCTGCGGACCGTCCTTTTTGTccctttctttttcctgtttgtcctaTCAGTTCTGGCCAACtccctgctgctgtttgtcatcGTCAAGCAGAGGAGCCTCCACTCGCCGATGTACATCCTCATTGCCATCATCACATGTGTGGACGTGAGCCTGCCGCTCTTCTTCATCCCTGGGATGCTGCTGAGCTTCCTGTTCGACTGGAGGGGAatctctctgattggttgcttgGCTCAGATGAACTTTATTCACCTGTTAGGAGCTTTTCAGTCCACTCTGTTGCTGCTGATGGCGGTTGACCGCTACTTCGCCATCTGCAGGCCTCTTCATTATAAAGAACTCATGGCATTACCGAGATTCCTCAAGTTCACAGTGCCTCTGATTATCAGAAACGTGTTCTTGGTCTTGCTGGTGGTGATTTTAGCAGGACGGTTGCCCTTCTGTGGGGTGAATGTGATCAACCACTGCTTCTGTGAACACATGGCTCTGGTGGAACTGGCCTGTGGAAGCACCGGAGTCAACAACCTGGTTGGCTTGTTGTCTGTGTTCCTTATCCCCATCTCTGACTTCATCATGATCACCGCCTCTTATATCATCATTTTCACATCCGTGCTCAGTTCAGGCAAGTCGAGCGTTAAAGCGCTGCACACATGTGTCACCCACATCGTCGTCATGGCAGTAACCATGATCATCATCCTAACTGCTTTCCTGTCATACCGAATCGGAAACCACCTTCCTGCACCCATTCGGGTTTTCATCAGCATCATGTACTTGTTCTTCCCGAGCTGTTTTAACCCAATCATTTATGGCATCAGGACCACTGAGATACGGGGACACATCCTGAAGACGCTGATGTGTCGTCACTTTGTCCAAACTTTGAATCATTGA
- the LOC137596196 gene encoding olfactory receptor 11A1-like produces the protein MMMQNSNSSVISYFILGAYLDIGNIRYLYFLIVILVYMVILLVNMSLIVLISINRSLHEPMYILLCSLFVNELYGSTALFPFLLNQILSDIHTISVSFCFLQIFMVFSYANIEFCTLAIMSYDRYLAICCPLQYKTRMTINKVFMLVVAAWLYCFVKILVLLSLNIHLTLCENFLNNLYCHNYLVVKLACSGIEVSNIYGLFLMVLVVLVLVIPILFSYIKILQVCFSGSNQTRQKAVSTCTPHLVSLINFTFGCCFEILQSRFDMTHVPPVLRIILSLYFLIVQPLMNPFMYGLQMSKIRNFFGIFYKMTDKDDV, from the coding sequence ATGATGATGCAAAATTCAAATTCATCTGTgatatcttattttattcttgGAGCTTATCTTGACATTGGAAACATCaggtatttgtattttttgataGTTATTTTGGTTTACATGGTCATTCTTCTGGTCAACATGTCTCTCATTGTTCTCATTTCTATTAATAGAAGTTTACATGAACCGATGTACATCCTGCTGTGTAGCCTGTTTGTAAATGAGCTGTACGGCAGTACAGCGTTGTTTCCATTCCTTCTGAATCAGATTCTCTCTGATATTCACACCATTTCTGtgtctttctgtttcctgcaaATCTTCATGGTGTTTTCATATGCAAATATAGAGTTTTGTACTCTAGCGATTATGTCTTATGACAGGTACTTAGCTATTTGTTGTCCTCTTCAATATAAAACACGTATGACAATTAACAAGGTGTTTATGCTTGTTGTTGCAGCATGGTTGTACTGTTTTGTGAAAATCCTTGTTCTTTTATCCTTAAACATTCATTTGACACTTTGTGAAAATTTCCTAAATAATTTATATTGTCATAACTACCTTGTTGTTAAACTGGCCTGTTCTGGCATTGAAGTGAGCAACATTTATGGACTTTTTCTGATGGTGCTGGTAGTCTTAGTACTTGTGATTCCAATCCTTTTCTCTTACATCAAAATTCTACaggtttgtttttctggttcTAACCAGACCAGACAGAAAGCTGTCAGCACCTGCACACCTCACCTTGTGTCACTGATAAATTTTACTTTTGGCTGCTGCTTTGAAATCCTCCAGAGCAGGTTTGATATGACCCATGTACCTCCTGTGCTACGAATCATTCTGTCTTTGTATTTCCTCATTGTGCAGCCTCTTATGAATCCTTTCATGTATGGATTGCAAATGTCTAAGATACGTAATTTTTTTGggatattttataaaatgactgACAAAGATGATGTGTAA
- the LOC137596195 gene encoding olfactory receptor 4D1-like, whose amino-acid sequence MMQNSNSSVISYFILGAYLDIGIIRHLYFLIVILLYVVIILVNTSLIVLISMNRSLHEPMYVLLCSLFVNELYGSTALFPFLLIQTLSDVHTISVSFCFLQIFMVYSYANIEFCTLAIMSYDRYLAICCPLQYNTRMTVNKVFMLVAAAWLYSFMKMLVLLSLNIPLTLCGNILKNFYCQNYLIVKLACSDTKVNNIYGLFGIVITVLVPLIPILFSYIKILQVCFSGSNQTRQKAVSTCTPHLASLLNFTFGCCFEILQTRFDMTHVPRVLRIILSLYFLIIQPLMNPFMYGLQMSKIRETFLFYYKVVISERDAVKV is encoded by the coding sequence ATGATGCAAAATTCAAATTCATCTGttatatcttattttattcttgGAGCGTATCTTGATATTGGAATCATCaggcatttgtattttttgataGTTATCTTGCTTTACGTGGTCATTATTCTGGTCAACACCTCTCTCATTGTTCTCATCTCCATGAACAGAAGTTTACATGAACCGATGTACGTCCTGCTGTGTAGCCTGTTTGTAAATGAGCTGTACGGCAGTACAGCACTGTTTCCATTCCTTCTGATTCAGACTCTCTCTGACGTTCACaccatttctgtttctttctgtttcctgcagatCTTCATGGTGTATTCCTATGCAAATATAGAGTTTTGTACTCTAGCGATTATGTCTTATGACAGGTACTTAGCTATTTGTTGTCCTCTTCAATATAACACACGTATGACAGTGAACAAGGTGTTTATGCTTGTTGCTGCAGCATGGTTGTACTCTTTTATGAAAATGCTTGTTCTTTTATCCTTAAACATTCCTTTGACACTTTGTGGAAACATCTTAAAAAATTTTTACTGTCAGAACTACCTGATTGTTAAGCTGGCCTGTTCTGACACAAAGGTGAACAACATTTATGGTCTTTTTGGTATAGTTATCACAGTCTTAGTCCCTCTGATTCCAATCCTTTTCTCTTACATCAAAATTCTTCaggtttgtttttctggttcTAACCAGACCAGACAGAAAGCTGTCAGTACCTGTACACCTCATCTTGCGTCTCTGTTGAATTTTACATTTGGCTGCTGTTTTGAAATCCTCCAGACCAGGTTTGATATGACCCATGTACCTCGTGTGCTGCGAATCATTCTGTCTTTGTATTTCCTCATCATTCAGCCTCTTATGAATCCTTTCATGTATGGATTGCAAATGTCTAAGATACgagaaacatttttgttctatTATAAAGTGGTGATTAGTGAAAGAGATGCTGTGAAAGTGTAA